One genomic region from Conexibacter woesei DSM 14684 encodes:
- a CDS encoding MerR family transcriptional regulator, with amino-acid sequence MREHDGQSYLTIGEVAEQLGVSPQTLRVWEAKELVVPDRSAGGHRLYGEQHVRRARQVVELRQRHGWNPAAILDSLGRGDRVESGETSPWRGDTIRRARRDRGLTLREAAARIGVSASFLSSVERGEVGVTTQFVARVADAFLMPMSGMASFRAQGPFVVRSDERASGTLVGGVVWEELVLPGHALEPALLTVPPARDSGGAYARPGETFVFVLAGALVFTLGDEQVRLDEGDALVVPAQTLYAWSNPGARPARAFFVEQVPSQAWSEGAAARAVARTRRHGT; translated from the coding sequence ATGCGCGAGCACGACGGGCAGAGCTACCTGACGATCGGCGAGGTCGCCGAGCAGCTTGGGGTCAGCCCCCAGACGCTGCGCGTGTGGGAGGCGAAGGAGCTCGTCGTGCCCGATCGCAGCGCCGGCGGTCACCGCCTCTACGGCGAGCAGCACGTGCGGCGCGCGCGGCAGGTCGTCGAGCTGCGCCAGCGGCACGGCTGGAACCCGGCCGCGATCCTCGACTCGCTCGGCCGCGGCGACCGCGTCGAGAGCGGCGAGACCTCGCCGTGGCGCGGCGACACGATCCGCCGGGCGCGCCGCGACCGCGGGCTGACGCTGAGAGAGGCGGCCGCGCGAATCGGCGTGTCGGCGTCGTTCCTGTCGTCGGTCGAGCGCGGCGAGGTCGGCGTCACGACCCAGTTCGTCGCGCGCGTCGCCGACGCGTTCCTGATGCCGATGAGCGGCATGGCCAGCTTCCGCGCGCAGGGGCCGTTCGTCGTCCGCAGCGACGAGCGCGCCAGCGGCACGCTCGTCGGCGGGGTCGTGTGGGAGGAGCTGGTGCTGCCGGGGCACGCGCTCGAACCGGCGCTGCTGACCGTCCCGCCGGCCCGCGACAGCGGCGGGGCGTACGCGCGGCCGGGCGAGACGTTCGTCTTCGTGCTCGCCGGCGCGCTCGTCTTCACGCTCGGCGACGAGCAGGTGCGGCTCGACGAGGGCGACGCGCTGGTCGTCCCCGCGCAGACGCTCTACGCCTGGTCGAATCCGGGCGCCCGGCCGGCGCGCGCGTTCTTCGTCGAGCAGGTCCCGTCGCAGGCGTGGAGCGAAGGCGCCGCGGCGCGCGCCGTGGCGCGCACGCGCAGGCACGGGACCTGA
- a CDS encoding alpha/beta fold hydrolase — MSDARTTTVAGPAGRLAVHVTEPAGPGSAARGARAAGGAASGGETVLLVHPANLGGCCWTSVAERLAGEHGATCVAIDLRGHGGSDRRGPFGVAEWADDCAAVLDALELPAVHLVGASVGAAVAVELAVRRPAAIRSLTTVGGAFLPAEQFAGPLLDAIDARGPEQALREHAAQDALAPGSDTALADRVAADLSVNDAATAAAIWLASLRTDFRPLAGALRAPALAVVGEHDTTCPPDESAAFARLTGARLELLDGIGHLPMYEAPARLAALLAAHAGLTPDHDTTRSTRWPRRPSPSAAPPRPT, encoded by the coding sequence ATGAGCGACGCGCGCACGACGACGGTCGCCGGCCCCGCAGGCCGGCTCGCGGTGCACGTCACGGAGCCGGCGGGGCCGGGCAGCGCGGCGCGCGGCGCGCGGGCGGCCGGCGGCGCGGCGAGCGGCGGCGAAACTGTCCTGCTCGTCCACCCCGCGAACCTCGGCGGCTGCTGCTGGACCTCCGTCGCCGAGCGGCTCGCCGGCGAGCACGGCGCGACCTGCGTCGCGATCGACCTGCGCGGCCATGGCGGATCGGACCGCCGCGGGCCGTTCGGTGTCGCCGAGTGGGCCGACGACTGCGCCGCGGTGCTCGACGCGCTCGAACTGCCCGCGGTCCACCTCGTCGGCGCCTCCGTCGGCGCGGCGGTCGCGGTCGAGCTGGCGGTCCGCCGCCCCGCCGCGATCCGCTCGCTGACGACTGTCGGCGGCGCCTTTCTGCCCGCCGAGCAGTTCGCCGGCCCGCTGCTGGACGCGATCGACGCGCGCGGCCCCGAGCAGGCGCTGCGCGAGCACGCCGCGCAGGACGCGCTCGCGCCCGGCAGCGACACCGCGCTCGCCGACCGCGTCGCCGCCGACCTCAGCGTCAACGACGCCGCGACGGCCGCCGCGATCTGGCTCGCCTCGCTGCGCACCGACTTCCGCCCGCTCGCCGGCGCGCTGCGAGCGCCCGCGCTCGCCGTCGTCGGCGAGCACGACACGACCTGCCCGCCGGACGAGTCGGCCGCGTTCGCGCGGCTGACCGGCGCGCGGCTGGAGCTGCTCGACGGCATCGGCCACCTGCCGATGTACGAGGCCCCTGCGCGGCTCGCCGCGCTGCTCGCCGCGCACGCCGGCCTCACCCCAGACCACGACACGACCAGGAGCACCCGATGGCCGAGACGACCTTCGCCGAGCGCCGCGCCCCCGCGGCCGACGTAG
- a CDS encoding indolepyruvate ferredoxin oxidoreductase family protein has protein sequence MSGVTVVQAGIRRRDVTLADRYLLPDGEVFLTGVQALVRLLLDQHRADVRDGLRTATLVSGYQGSPLGGFDKEVGGLGPLAAEHELVLRPGVNEELGATAVWGSQLAGTLPGPRYDGVLGVWYGKSPGVDRSADAIRHGNFVGTDPRGGVLALCGDDPACKSSTIPGASESLLAALHVPVFAPGSVQEVLDLGRHAIACSRASGLWSALKVVTNVADAAATATVGLGRVTPVVPVVEHDGVPYVHRPSAHLLAPESLELEQTLVTVRLELAKRYARLNDLNRVVIDHPAARVGIVAAGATLHDVRRALTDLGLDDDAPVRLLHVGMPYPLDDEGVRAFAAGLDEIVVVEEKGPFLERLVKEALYGGPATPPVTGARDDRGAPLLPAHGTLDADAIAVALGSRLLAHGAGEPERIRARLDGLVAVAARPAAQLGARRMPFFCSGCPHSASTAAPEDAVVGAGIGCHTMVMLNPSGRGRVTGITQMGGEGVQWIGAAPFTARRHYVQNLGDGTFHHSGSLAVRAAVAARLDVTYKLLCNGTVAMTGGQHVEGQMDVEAIVASLLAEGVSRIVVTADDVARYDRVTLPAGVEVRGREALMETQRELARVPGVTVLIHDQACAAELRRARKRGRAPDPPQRVVINERVCEGCGDCGEKSGCLSVEPVETELGRKTRVNQTSCNKDFSCLEGDCPSFLTVVGPRERPASRAERAAPRAAPRLPQVELPPPAPCAADDVRIRLVGIGGTGVVTVSQVLGMAALLDGRHASGLDQTGLSQKAGPVTSDVRVTRAPVADGVTVPSASLDVLLGLDLLGAAAPGTLRAARTEATVAIVSDSVVPTGAMVTDPDAAAPDIGAARAAIDAVTRAERNVYLDAQRIAETLLGDVTPANVVVLGAAVQRGALPLSLDAVEQAFRLNGAGVERNLAALAWGRAAVAAPEHVAAALAESDAPPAAPLSPRAVALVARAGGEEPKLRRLLELRVPDLLAWGGARPAERYADVVARVRAAESERLPGSTALTEAVVRGLHKLVAYKDEYEVARLHLDGLALLPRGSRVTFHLHPPLLRALGMRRKLRLGGWFVPVLRVMRHGRRLRGTPLDPFGYAHVRRVERALPGEYLTLVEDALARLSPATLPTAVAVAELPDLVRGYEQIKLDGVARFRARAAELGATLESNGEDPS, from the coding sequence ATGAGTGGTGTGACTGTGGTGCAGGCCGGCATTCGCCGGCGCGACGTGACGCTCGCCGACCGGTACCTGCTGCCCGACGGCGAGGTCTTCCTCACGGGCGTGCAGGCGCTGGTGCGCCTGCTGCTCGACCAGCATCGCGCCGACGTGCGCGACGGGCTCCGCACGGCGACGCTGGTCTCCGGCTACCAGGGCTCTCCGCTCGGCGGCTTCGACAAGGAGGTCGGCGGGCTCGGCCCGCTCGCGGCCGAGCACGAGCTGGTGCTGCGGCCCGGCGTCAACGAGGAGCTGGGCGCGACGGCCGTGTGGGGGTCGCAGCTCGCCGGAACGCTGCCCGGGCCTCGCTACGACGGCGTGCTCGGTGTCTGGTACGGCAAGTCGCCCGGCGTCGACCGCTCCGCCGACGCGATCCGGCACGGGAACTTCGTCGGCACCGACCCGCGTGGCGGCGTGCTCGCGCTCTGCGGCGACGACCCCGCCTGCAAGTCCTCGACGATCCCCGGCGCGTCGGAGTCGCTGCTCGCGGCACTGCACGTGCCGGTCTTCGCGCCCGGCAGCGTCCAGGAGGTGCTCGACCTCGGCCGCCACGCGATCGCCTGCTCGCGCGCGTCCGGCCTCTGGTCGGCGCTGAAGGTCGTCACCAACGTCGCCGACGCGGCCGCGACGGCGACCGTCGGCCTCGGCCGCGTCACGCCCGTCGTGCCGGTGGTCGAGCACGACGGCGTGCCGTACGTCCACCGTCCGTCTGCGCACCTGCTGGCGCCGGAGTCGCTCGAGCTGGAGCAGACGCTCGTGACCGTGCGGCTGGAGCTGGCGAAGCGCTACGCCCGCCTCAACGACCTCAACCGCGTCGTCATCGACCATCCCGCCGCGCGCGTCGGGATCGTCGCCGCCGGCGCGACGCTGCACGACGTGCGGCGTGCGCTGACGGACCTCGGGCTCGACGACGACGCCCCGGTCCGGCTGCTGCACGTCGGCATGCCGTACCCGCTGGACGACGAGGGCGTGCGCGCCTTCGCCGCCGGGCTCGACGAGATCGTCGTGGTGGAGGAGAAGGGGCCGTTCCTCGAGCGGCTCGTCAAGGAGGCGCTCTACGGCGGGCCGGCGACGCCGCCGGTCACCGGCGCCCGCGACGACCGCGGCGCGCCGCTGCTGCCGGCGCACGGGACGCTCGACGCCGATGCGATCGCCGTCGCGCTCGGCTCCCGCTTGCTCGCGCACGGCGCCGGCGAGCCCGAGCGGATCCGCGCGCGGCTGGACGGCCTCGTGGCGGTCGCCGCGCGACCGGCCGCGCAGCTCGGCGCTCGGCGGATGCCGTTCTTCTGCTCCGGCTGCCCCCACAGCGCGAGCACGGCCGCGCCCGAGGACGCCGTCGTCGGCGCCGGCATCGGCTGCCACACGATGGTGATGCTCAACCCGAGCGGGCGCGGGCGCGTCACCGGGATCACGCAGATGGGCGGCGAGGGCGTGCAGTGGATCGGCGCGGCACCGTTCACGGCCAGACGCCACTACGTCCAGAACCTCGGCGACGGCACCTTCCACCACTCCGGCTCGCTCGCGGTCCGAGCCGCGGTCGCGGCGAGACTCGACGTGACGTACAAGCTGCTCTGCAACGGCACGGTCGCGATGACCGGCGGGCAGCACGTCGAAGGGCAGATGGACGTCGAGGCGATCGTCGCCAGCCTGCTCGCCGAGGGCGTCAGCCGGATCGTCGTGACCGCCGACGACGTCGCGCGCTACGACCGTGTGACGCTGCCCGCCGGCGTCGAGGTGCGCGGCCGCGAGGCGCTGATGGAGACGCAGCGCGAGCTGGCGCGGGTGCCCGGCGTGACGGTGCTGATCCACGACCAGGCGTGCGCCGCCGAGCTGCGCCGCGCGCGCAAGCGCGGTCGCGCGCCCGACCCGCCGCAGCGCGTCGTCATCAACGAGCGCGTCTGCGAGGGCTGCGGCGACTGCGGCGAGAAGTCCGGCTGCCTGTCGGTCGAGCCGGTCGAGACCGAGCTGGGCCGCAAGACGCGCGTCAACCAGACCTCGTGCAACAAGGACTTCTCCTGCCTGGAGGGCGACTGCCCGTCGTTCCTGACCGTCGTCGGGCCGCGCGAGCGGCCGGCGAGCAGGGCGGAGCGCGCCGCGCCGCGCGCCGCGCCGCGGCTGCCGCAGGTCGAGCTGCCTCCGCCGGCGCCGTGCGCCGCCGACGACGTGCGGATCCGGCTGGTGGGGATCGGCGGCACCGGCGTCGTGACCGTCAGCCAGGTGCTGGGGATGGCCGCGCTGCTCGACGGCCGCCACGCGAGCGGGCTCGACCAGACCGGGCTGTCGCAGAAGGCCGGTCCCGTCACCTCCGACGTGCGCGTCACGCGTGCGCCGGTCGCCGACGGCGTGACGGTCCCGAGCGCATCGCTCGACGTGCTGCTCGGGCTCGACCTGCTCGGCGCCGCCGCGCCGGGGACGTTGCGCGCCGCGCGCACAGAGGCGACGGTCGCGATCGTCTCCGACAGCGTCGTCCCGACCGGCGCGATGGTGACCGACCCCGACGCCGCCGCGCCGGACATCGGCGCCGCGCGCGCCGCGATCGACGCGGTCACGCGCGCGGAGCGCAACGTCTACCTCGATGCGCAGCGGATCGCCGAGACGCTGCTCGGCGACGTGACGCCGGCGAACGTCGTCGTGCTCGGCGCCGCCGTCCAGCGCGGCGCGCTGCCGCTCTCGCTCGACGCGGTCGAGCAGGCGTTCCGGCTCAACGGCGCCGGTGTCGAGCGCAACCTCGCGGCGCTCGCGTGGGGGCGTGCGGCGGTCGCCGCGCCCGAGCACGTCGCCGCGGCGCTCGCCGAGTCCGACGCGCCGCCCGCGGCGCCGCTGTCGCCGCGTGCGGTCGCGCTCGTCGCGCGCGCCGGCGGAGAGGAGCCGAAGCTGCGGAGGCTGCTGGAGCTGCGCGTGCCCGACCTGCTCGCCTGGGGCGGCGCGCGTCCCGCCGAGCGCTACGCCGACGTGGTCGCGCGCGTGCGCGCCGCCGAGTCCGAGCGCCTGCCGGGCAGCACTGCGCTGACCGAGGCGGTCGTGCGCGGGCTGCACAAGCTGGTCGCGTACAAGGACGAGTACGAGGTCGCGCGGCTGCACCTCGACGGGCTCGCGCTCCTGCCGCGCGGCTCGCGGGTGACGTTTCACCTGCACCCGCCGCTGTTGCGCGCCCTCGGCATGCGGCGC
- a CDS encoding metal-dependent hydrolase family protein has protein sequence MSGGASGRRVLRGVAVLDDSGRFDGPLDVAVEDGTIAAVAPSLPGTDGDDARGLFLMPGVIDCHVHFGWRTIDTLELLGQSLQRWTLEAAACAQRTLEAGVTTVRDAGGIDAGFRDALADGVARGPAAQVAVVLLSQTGGHGDGFLAGPGLEATAQYLTPDWPGRPPARVDGPDEMRRAVRALLRAGADWIKLCTTGGVLSPHDHPTQPELNDEEVAVAVAEAARRGRGVMAHANGGEGLDVAIRCGVRSVEHGIWLTEEQAAAMAARGTWLVPTLQVIRDAIAWGDAGRLPDYAVPKAAALRERWGEAVRTARAHGVPIALGSDALSAGQHGANLEEVALLGDAGMEPHEALLAATARGAELLGIAHTHGRIAPGFAFDAIVFDEDPSDLALFRRRDAVRGVFQRGRTIVACERLAQEVPA, from the coding sequence ATGAGCGGTGGGGCGAGCGGGCGGCGCGTGCTGCGCGGCGTCGCCGTGCTCGACGACAGCGGCCGCTTCGACGGGCCGCTCGACGTCGCCGTCGAGGACGGGACGATCGCCGCCGTCGCGCCGTCGCTGCCCGGCACCGACGGCGACGACGCGCGCGGCCTCTTCCTGATGCCGGGCGTGATCGACTGCCATGTCCACTTCGGCTGGCGCACGATCGACACGCTGGAGCTGCTCGGCCAGTCGCTCCAGCGCTGGACGCTGGAGGCCGCCGCCTGTGCGCAGCGGACGCTGGAGGCCGGCGTCACGACCGTGCGCGACGCGGGCGGGATCGATGCCGGCTTCCGCGACGCGCTCGCCGACGGCGTCGCGCGCGGCCCGGCGGCGCAGGTCGCGGTCGTGCTGCTGAGCCAGACCGGCGGCCACGGCGACGGCTTCCTCGCCGGGCCCGGACTGGAGGCGACGGCGCAGTACCTGACGCCCGACTGGCCCGGCCGGCCGCCGGCGCGCGTCGACGGCCCGGACGAGATGCGCCGCGCCGTGCGCGCGCTGCTGCGTGCGGGCGCCGACTGGATCAAGCTCTGCACGACCGGCGGCGTGCTCTCTCCGCACGACCACCCGACGCAGCCCGAGCTGAACGACGAGGAGGTTGCCGTCGCGGTCGCGGAGGCCGCCCGCCGCGGCCGCGGCGTGATGGCGCACGCGAACGGCGGCGAAGGGCTCGACGTCGCGATCCGCTGCGGCGTGCGCTCGGTCGAGCACGGCATCTGGCTGACGGAGGAGCAGGCTGCCGCGATGGCGGCGCGCGGGACGTGGCTGGTGCCGACGCTGCAGGTGATCCGCGACGCGATCGCGTGGGGCGACGCCGGCAGGCTGCCGGACTACGCCGTGCCGAAGGCGGCCGCGCTGCGCGAGCGCTGGGGTGAGGCGGTCCGGACCGCGCGCGCCCACGGCGTCCCGATCGCGCTCGGCTCCGACGCGCTCAGCGCCGGCCAGCACGGCGCGAACCTGGAGGAGGTCGCGCTGCTCGGCGACGCCGGGATGGAACCGCACGAGGCGCTGCTCGCCGCGACCGCTCGGGGCGCCGAGCTGCTCGGGATCGCGCACACGCACGGCCGCATCGCGCCCGGCTTCGCGTTCGACGCGATCGTCTTCGACGAGGACCCGAGCGACCTCGCCCTCTTCCGCCGCCGCGACGCGGTGCGCGGCGTCTTCCAGCGCGGGCGGACGATCGTCGCGTGCGAACGGCTCGCACAGGAGGTGCCGGCATGA
- a CDS encoding LLM class flavin-dependent oxidoreductase has protein sequence MPVRPDIGVLLGSTQSPAETLAAARAAEQAGFDELWIGEDYFFNGGIATAGALLATTTLPVGLGIVPAVTRHPALLAMELATLAGMFPGRLHAGVGAGVFDWLDGMALRPRRPLGSVRDTLAFVRALLDGETVTAAHETFAAEAVALHHPPAERLPLYVGASGPKALETSGALADGTVLSVLAGVDYVRWARERIAAGGGGDDHRVVLYAFCAIDDDAAAARESLRELVGLYLLTGPRNPLTEVQGIADEAEALAAQGLDAAIPQIPDAWIDRLAIAGDADHCRARVAELAAAGADAIALCFPDGAPVEPAIARAADALLEPR, from the coding sequence GTGCCCGTCCGCCCCGACATCGGCGTGCTGCTCGGCAGCACGCAGTCCCCCGCCGAGACACTCGCCGCCGCGCGCGCCGCCGAGCAGGCCGGTTTCGACGAGCTGTGGATCGGCGAGGACTACTTCTTCAACGGCGGGATCGCGACCGCCGGCGCGCTGCTCGCGACGACGACGCTGCCGGTCGGGCTCGGGATCGTGCCGGCCGTGACGCGCCACCCGGCGCTGCTCGCGATGGAGCTGGCGACGCTCGCCGGGATGTTCCCCGGGCGGCTGCACGCCGGCGTCGGCGCGGGCGTCTTCGACTGGCTCGACGGGATGGCGCTGAGACCGCGCCGGCCGCTCGGCTCGGTCCGCGACACGCTCGCGTTCGTGCGCGCGCTGCTCGACGGCGAGACCGTCACGGCCGCGCACGAGACGTTCGCGGCGGAGGCGGTCGCGCTCCACCACCCGCCCGCCGAGCGGCTGCCGCTGTACGTCGGCGCGAGCGGCCCGAAGGCGCTCGAGACCTCCGGCGCGCTCGCCGACGGCACCGTCTTGTCGGTGCTCGCCGGCGTCGACTACGTGCGCTGGGCGCGCGAGCGGATCGCCGCCGGCGGCGGCGGGGACGACCACCGCGTCGTGCTCTACGCCTTCTGCGCGATCGACGACGACGCGGCGGCCGCGCGCGAGTCGCTGCGCGAGCTGGTCGGGCTCTACCTGCTGACCGGCCCGCGCAACCCGCTGACCGAGGTGCAGGGGATCGCCGACGAGGCCGAGGCGCTCGCGGCGCAGGGACTCGACGCGGCGATCCCGCAGATCCCGGACGCGTGGATCGACCGCCTCGCGATCGCCGGCGACGCCGACCACTGCCGCGCCCGCGTCGCCGAGCTGGCCGCGGCCGGCGCCGACGCGATCGCGCTCTGCTTCCCCGACGGGGCGCCGGTCGAGCCCGCGATCGCGCGCGCCGCCGACGCGCTGCTGGAGCCGCGATGA
- a CDS encoding purine-cytosine permease family protein: MANVETHSIDHVPRDERHGKAWHQAPFWFTGNFVISTMVVGFIGPAQGLALGWAVLASALGALFGTVFMAFHANQGPTMGLPQMIQSRAQFGVRGAIVPLLAVLFVYVGFSVFGLFLTTQALTMVLPGDATLWYPVVIVVAASIAIVGYDLLHLLLRWLTYLVVPIFVIVTIIAVTTLDPHSGPAGGHFSASLFLVQFAAAAGYQISYAVYVSDYSRYLPANTPGRAVIGWTYLGAALSSIWLTALGGLIASSFALPDAVGNLEHVGDKLFDGFGTFAVVASIVPSAVAIIGVNAYGSMLAGVTILEGFRPVKATARVRVLGIALFAVGVYVIARVLPDDFLDNFNSFVTMMLYLLVPWTAVNLADFYWVRRGHYAIAEIFNPNGIYGRWGWRGLGAYVAGFAAMVPFMSTTFFTGPANRALDGADISFAVGLAVAGAVYLVLMRGFDPAREEPAIEASARLLHEPEDAAAAAPAHPPEPTELLRR; the protein is encoded by the coding sequence ATGGCCAACGTCGAGACCCATTCGATCGATCACGTCCCGCGCGACGAGCGCCACGGCAAGGCGTGGCACCAGGCGCCGTTCTGGTTCACCGGCAACTTCGTGATCAGCACGATGGTCGTCGGCTTCATCGGGCCCGCGCAGGGGCTCGCGCTCGGCTGGGCCGTGCTCGCGTCCGCCCTCGGCGCGCTCTTCGGCACCGTCTTCATGGCGTTCCACGCCAACCAGGGCCCGACGATGGGCCTCCCGCAGATGATCCAGTCGCGCGCGCAGTTCGGCGTCCGCGGCGCGATCGTGCCGCTGCTCGCGGTGCTGTTCGTCTACGTCGGCTTCAGCGTCTTCGGGCTGTTCCTGACGACGCAGGCGCTGACGATGGTGCTGCCGGGCGACGCGACCCTCTGGTACCCCGTCGTGATCGTCGTCGCGGCGTCGATCGCGATCGTCGGCTACGACCTGCTGCACCTGCTGCTGCGCTGGCTCACGTACCTCGTCGTGCCGATCTTCGTGATCGTCACGATCATCGCCGTCACGACGCTCGACCCGCACTCCGGGCCGGCCGGCGGGCACTTCTCCGCGAGCCTGTTCCTGGTCCAGTTCGCGGCCGCGGCCGGCTACCAGATCAGCTACGCCGTCTACGTCTCCGACTACTCGCGCTACCTGCCGGCGAACACGCCCGGGCGCGCGGTGATCGGCTGGACCTACCTCGGCGCCGCGCTGTCGTCGATCTGGCTGACCGCGCTCGGCGGCCTGATCGCCAGCTCGTTCGCGCTGCCCGACGCGGTCGGCAACCTCGAGCACGTCGGCGACAAGCTGTTCGACGGCTTCGGCACCTTCGCCGTCGTCGCCTCGATCGTCCCGTCGGCGGTCGCGATCATCGGCGTCAACGCGTACGGCTCGATGCTCGCCGGCGTGACGATCCTCGAAGGCTTCCGCCCGGTCAAAGCGACGGCGCGGGTGCGCGTGCTCGGGATCGCGTTGTTCGCCGTCGGCGTCTACGTGATCGCCCGCGTGTTGCCGGACGACTTCCTCGACAACTTCAACAGCTTCGTGACGATGATGCTGTACCTGCTCGTCCCGTGGACGGCGGTCAACCTCGCCGACTTCTACTGGGTCCGGCGCGGTCACTACGCGATCGCCGAGATCTTCAACCCGAACGGGATCTACGGCCGCTGGGGCTGGCGCGGACTCGGCGCCTACGTCGCCGGCTTCGCGGCGATGGTGCCGTTCATGTCGACGACGTTCTTCACCGGGCCGGCGAACAGAGCGCTCGACGGCGCCGACATCTCGTTCGCCGTCGGGCTGGCCGTCGCCGGCGCCGTCTACCTCGTGCTGATGCGCGGCTTCGACCCCGCGCGCGAGGAACCCGCGATCGAGGCGAGCGCGCGGCTGCTGCACGAGCCCGAGGACGCGGCGGCCGCCGCCCCCGCGCATCCGCCGGAGCCGACCGAGCTGCTGCGCAGATGA
- a CDS encoding YybH family protein codes for MAETTFAERRAPAADVDEILRLHREWWESNEQWDIPRMAAVFPAPGDEYLMFNFNGHPYFNMREKTALWEWYRDQVDQSGGLDVRVMRLEVRGDTAWLAAEATLQASQRDGEEWTVDGVDTPWIRATEIYHRDRGDGTPEWRMWHTHISPLAGPDEPRPAFGDSVRSRGLGWVPWNPLPAREA; via the coding sequence ATGGCCGAGACGACCTTCGCCGAGCGCCGCGCCCCCGCGGCCGACGTAGACGAGATCCTGCGACTCCACCGCGAGTGGTGGGAGTCGAACGAGCAGTGGGACATCCCGCGGATGGCCGCCGTCTTCCCCGCGCCGGGCGACGAGTACCTGATGTTCAACTTCAACGGCCACCCCTACTTCAACATGCGCGAGAAGACCGCGCTGTGGGAGTGGTACCGCGACCAGGTCGACCAGAGCGGCGGCCTCGACGTGCGCGTGATGCGCCTGGAGGTGCGCGGCGACACCGCGTGGCTCGCCGCCGAGGCGACGCTGCAGGCGAGCCAGCGCGACGGCGAGGAGTGGACCGTCGACGGCGTCGACACGCCCTGGATCCGCGCGACCGAGATCTACCACCGCGACCGTGGCGACGGCACGCCCGAGTGGCGCATGTGGCACACGCACATCAGCCCGCTCGCCGGCCCCGACGAGCCGCGGCCCGCGTTCGGCGACAGCGTCCGCTCGCGCGGCCTCGGCTGGGTGCCGTGGAACCCGCTGCCGGCGCGCGAGGCGTGA
- a CDS encoding FadR/GntR family transcriptional regulator, which yields MDPTDIGFIPVGPRRTFEGAVEQIAERVRLGELSAGDRLPSERDLAAAMQISRPTLREAVRVLADAGVLRVRPGSAGGTFVASSYVPIELLRSKSDLRLGEVAGVLEARRLIEPRVAQLAAVNAREDDFAHLARLIEAQKALLDEGDVLAHEDHFLQLDTQFHVRIARATGNSTIVSLMRTLLRRLEIARDLALHEPPTAPWVIDIHERTLAAIRSADHDRIDEVMDEHLAAMERAWERATDRMLVRPIPDFMLPVAARSRDQRSSRTPAR from the coding sequence GTGGACCCCACCGACATCGGCTTCATCCCGGTCGGCCCCCGGCGGACGTTCGAGGGCGCCGTCGAGCAGATCGCGGAGCGCGTCCGCCTCGGCGAGCTGTCCGCCGGCGACCGCCTGCCGTCCGAGCGCGACCTCGCGGCAGCGATGCAGATCAGCCGCCCGACGCTGCGCGAGGCCGTCCGCGTGCTCGCCGACGCCGGCGTGCTGAGGGTGCGCCCCGGCTCGGCCGGCGGCACCTTCGTCGCGTCCAGCTACGTGCCGATCGAGCTGCTGCGCTCGAAGTCCGACCTGCGGCTCGGCGAGGTCGCGGGCGTGCTCGAGGCGCGGCGGCTGATCGAGCCGCGCGTCGCCCAGCTGGCCGCCGTCAACGCGCGCGAGGACGACTTCGCCCACCTCGCCAGACTGATCGAGGCGCAGAAGGCGCTGCTCGACGAGGGCGACGTGCTGGCCCACGAGGACCACTTCCTCCAGCTCGACACGCAGTTCCACGTCCGCATCGCGCGGGCGACCGGCAACAGCACGATCGTCTCGCTGATGCGCACGCTCCTGCGCCGGCTGGAGATCGCACGCGACCTCGCGCTCCACGAGCCGCCCACCGCGCCGTGGGTGATCGACATCCACGAGCGCACGCTCGCCGCGATCCGCTCCGCGGACCACGACCGCATCGACGAGGTGATGGACGAGCACCTCGCCGCGATGGAGCGCGCGTGGGAGCGCGCCACCGACCGCATGCTCGTCCGCCCGATCCCCGACTTCATGCTGCCCGTCGCCGCGCGCAGCCGCGACCAGCGCAGCTCGCGGACGCCGGCGAGGTGA